The sequence below is a genomic window from Luteolibacter arcticus.
TCTTGTCGAGTGAGGTGGCTGCACCGGTGGTCAGATCGACGGTGTAAAGAGTGGCGCGGAGATTCTTCTTCTTGCCCTGTTTCACGACGATAGCGGCATAGGCGGTGCCGGTGCTGCCGGAAACGTCGAAGCCTGCCACTTGCTGGGCATCCACACCGAGGGAGCCGATGGTATTCAGCGTGCCATTGTTGGGCGGATTCTGGTTGGTGAGGATGTCACGTCCGGCATCGATATTGAACAGCGTGGTGCCGGTCAGGGGATCGTTGTCGTTGTTGTTATACGCACTGGCCACGACGTTGGGGACGGCCGCGAAGTTTGGATCGCCGCCCGCGTAAGCAAGACTGGCATCCACCGCCGCGATTTCCCCGGTGTCGGGATTCAGACGAAGGTTTTGCCCGGTATTGCTCACGACCCGGATGCGGTCCACTGTCGGGTTGAAGTCAAAGCCGAAGGAGGTCCCGTTCAGAAGCGTGCTGAACGGCGCGGTGCCGACCACCGTGGCGATCCCGGTTTCCCAATTGATGGTGTAGATCCGGCTGGAGCTGCCCAGCGCGTAGAGCTGTCCATTGAGCGGACGGACATCCAAGCCGAGGATCTTCTCCTTCTTCTGGAGGCCCTTGATCTTCACCTTGGTGAAATCGAAGGGATCGTCGCTGGGGAACATCACGAGCATGCCATTGGCGGAGACGCCGGCGAGCCATTCGGGGGCCGGGGATAAGCCGGCGTGGGCGCGCACGCCGAGGAGGCAGAGCGCAGTGAGTAGGATGCGGAATTTCATGGTTTCCTTGTTTTAGGGGGTTTCATGCGCCGTTCCCCACCCCGGAGAACGTGGCGCATGTGAACCCTAGCACCCCTTCGCCCGCTCGCCATGAACGGCGGGAATCAATCGTGAATGGGGGCATTCGTCCCGCTGCCGGTCACTTCTTTGGCCGTCCGAAACCCGGCTTTGGCCGGCCTTGGGCATCGAGCTTGTCGGTGGCCCACAGCACGCCCTTGGCGACCATGTCGAGATAGCGGGCGTCTTCCACCGTGGCATTGTTGTGGCCGATGGTGGTCGCGAAGACGCGGGTCTTCTTGGGGCCGTAGAGGTTCGTCCACACGACCACGGCTTCGGACTTCTCCTGGGTGCCAGTGGCCAGCGGCGAGGCGGTTTTGTGAACGTCTACGTTGTTGTAGAGTTCCTCGTTGATGGTGGTCCAGTCCTTGGCTCCCTTGGTGATCGGGTGGCTGGTGTCGGTGAATTTGATGTCGATCGGCTTCTGCGGGCCGTGGCCGCTGGATTGCAGGCCGAGCAGCTCAAACCACATCTTGTCGTCGTCCTTGGTCGCCTTCTTTTGGAATTCACCGACGCGGTAGCTGTGCATCGCGCAGTGGAGGGCGAGTGCCGGGGTGCCGT
It includes:
- a CDS encoding DUF4394 domain-containing protein, translated to MKFRILLTALCLLGVRAHAGLSPAPEWLAGVSANGMLVMFPSDDPFDFTKVKIKGLQKKEKILGLDVRPLNGQLYALGSSSRIYTINWETGIATVVGTAPFSTLLNGTSFGFDFNPTVDRIRVVSNTGQNLRLNPDTGEIAAVDASLAYAGGDPNFAAVPNVVASAYNNNDNDPLTGTTLFNIDAGRDILTNQNPPNNGTLNTIGSLGVDAQQVAGFDVSGSTGTAYAAIVVKQGKKKNLRATLYTVDLTTGAATSLDKIGGPWPLTSLTVVAPVVMAE
- a CDS encoding ThuA domain-containing protein; translation: MKLPSILALMGTLALSAHAQEAKPLKVMLITGGCCHDYKNQTNILKKGLEERINVTVDQIHVDDGSTKPKLPIYGNPDYAAGYDLVIHDECAADIKDVEVVKGVLKPHIDGTPALALHCAMHSYRVGEFQKKATKDDDKMWFELLGLQSSGHGPQKPIDIKFTDTSHPITKGAKDWTTINEELYNNVDVHKTASPLATGTQEKSEAVVVWTNLYGPKKTRVFATTIGHNNATVEDARYLDMVAKGVLWATDKLDAQGRPKPGFGRPKK